One segment of Brassica napus cultivar Da-Ae chromosome C3, Da-Ae, whole genome shotgun sequence DNA contains the following:
- the LOC111198553 gene encoding oleosin Ara h 11.0101, with protein MFEIIQAAITGGAALALLVLAGITLGGSAVGLAVTTPLFVIFSPILVPATIATALLATGFTASGSIGAMAITIFMWLFKKITGKNPPKIPFLTPKNPTTEGGEKEDKKKEKEKKDE; from the exons ATGTTTGAGATTATTCAGGCGGCTATCACCGGTGGGGCTGCACTAGCTCTCTTGGTACTCGCAGGTATAACCCTTGGCGGCTCAGCCGTGGGATTAGCCGTAACCACGCCGCTTTTTGTCATTTTCAGTCCGATTCTCGTGCCAGCAACTATAGCCACCGCTTTGCTAGCTACGGGTTTCACGGCCTCCGGCTCCATTGGTGCCATGGCTATTACCATCTTCATGTGGCTCTTCaa GAAAATAACGGGGAAGAACCCGCCAAAAATTCCATTTTTGACCCCGAAAAATCCAACTACGGAAGGGGGAGAAAAGGAggataaaaaaaaggaaaaagaaaaaaaggatgAGTAG